Proteins encoded together in one Candidatus Dependentiae bacterium window:
- a CDS encoding type II secretion system protein — MNKQNGFGILEAIIVLTIIGFILSGTVGFLMRDKTTQDLFDIQHAVNGLLLSARQEALMSGSIVKLHLYCRETPQKIILEKNIPNPENPREKKTVAISTIGQTSQYNIPSSWKIIAVYAGHEEQLTKNKGHAYCFVPHDGLISPLLIQLQSTEAQKSATLKSEAFQKKFSLHHIIINPPKKSRS, encoded by the coding sequence ATGAACAAACAAAACGGTTTTGGCATCTTAGAAGCAATCATTGTTCTTACAATTATTGGATTTATCTTGAGTGGTACTGTCGGCTTTTTAATGCGCGATAAAACCACTCAAGATCTATTTGATATACAGCACGCCGTAAATGGCTTACTTCTTTCTGCTCGCCAAGAAGCACTCATGAGCGGATCGATCGTAAAACTTCATTTGTACTGCAGAGAAACCCCTCAGAAAATTATTTTAGAAAAAAACATTCCAAACCCAGAAAATCCTCGCGAGAAAAAAACAGTTGCTATCTCTACAATTGGACAAACCTCTCAATACAATATTCCTTCTTCGTGGAAGATAATCGCTGTCTACGCTGGACACGAAGAACAGCTAACAAAAAATAAAGGGCACGCATATTGTTTTGTTCCCCACGATGGACTGATCTCTCCCCTTCTCATTCAGCTCCAGTCAACGGAAGCACAAAAAAGCGCAACACTCAAAAGCGAAGCATTTCAAAAAAAGTTTTCCCTGCACCATATCATTATTAACCCTCCAAAAAAGAGTCGCTCATGA
- a CDS encoding type II secretion system F family protein: MGFMPLYRYIALDKSGKKISATLDANSKQHLKDILKSQGLLVASCEAATQQESESLWQKITTSNPSKHEVFLFSRQLSVLLNAKLPLLKSIELLIEQFSSSFNRILIKIKDDLREGSSFANALEKYPKTFETFYIQLIRAGEISGNLEPVMEKLTTYLAREIESSEKISGAFAYPAFMLFLTFLIVIGALKYIVPQFAQMFTQLGGELPGPTQLLITLSDLFNNHWQIGAIAITIIIVLFLWWKNTKTGSYQLDSILLKIPVISKFSRTKAVTQFSRTLGTLLDSNAGLPESLSIVCNIIENQVLVQTLQTARENIIKEGKIAKYLAETNIFPPIAIYMIQTGEESGDLAKMLITVGNDYEKEFNNMTDSIIKLIDPAMMGLLGAIVLWMILAVILPALSIGDLIKT; this comes from the coding sequence ATGGGCTTTATGCCATTATATCGATACATAGCTCTTGATAAAAGTGGCAAAAAAATTTCAGCCACCCTGGATGCTAATTCAAAACAGCATCTTAAAGACATTTTAAAATCCCAGGGACTTCTTGTTGCATCATGCGAAGCTGCAACACAGCAAGAATCTGAATCTTTATGGCAAAAAATAACTACCTCCAATCCTTCAAAACATGAAGTTTTTTTATTTTCACGACAGCTCTCTGTGTTACTGAACGCAAAACTTCCTCTTTTAAAATCGATCGAACTATTGATTGAACAATTTTCAAGCTCCTTCAATAGAATTCTTATCAAAATTAAAGACGATCTACGCGAAGGATCTTCGTTTGCAAACGCACTCGAAAAGTATCCCAAAACTTTTGAAACTTTTTACATTCAGCTCATACGAGCTGGCGAAATCAGCGGCAACCTAGAACCAGTCATGGAAAAGCTCACAACATACCTCGCTCGAGAAATTGAATCTTCAGAGAAAATCTCCGGCGCTTTTGCCTATCCAGCATTCATGCTTTTTTTAACCTTTTTAATTGTTATTGGTGCCCTTAAATATATTGTTCCTCAATTCGCTCAAATGTTTACTCAACTAGGTGGAGAACTCCCTGGTCCTACTCAATTATTAATCACACTTTCTGACCTTTTTAATAATCACTGGCAGATTGGTGCAATAGCGATAACAATCATAATTGTTTTATTTTTATGGTGGAAAAACACTAAAACAGGAAGCTATCAATTGGATTCCATTCTTCTTAAAATTCCTGTCATTTCAAAATTCAGTCGCACAAAAGCCGTTACACAATTTTCCCGCACCCTTGGAACATTGCTTGATAGCAACGCAGGATTACCAGAAAGCCTTTCGATTGTTTGCAATATCATAGAAAATCAAGTCCTTGTACAAACCTTGCAAACCGCACGCGAAAATATCATAAAAGAAGGAAAAATAGCTAAATATCTTGCTGAAACAAATATCTTTCCCCCAATAGCAATTTACATGATACAAACAGGCGAAGAATCAGGTGATCTTGCTAAAATGTTAATCACCGTAGGTAATGACTACGAAAAAGAATTTAACAATATGACAGACTCTATAATCAAACTTATTGATCCCGCTATGATGGGGCTGCTTGGAGCAATTGTGCTCTGGATGATTTTAGCAGTCATCTTGCCAGCACTCAGTATCGGCGATCTAATAAAGACCTAA